One Granulicella sp. 5B5 DNA window includes the following coding sequences:
- a CDS encoding carbonic anhydrase encodes MADEVLEQLKAGVRRFQTQVYPQRAEMYAQAASEPQKPHTLFITCADSRIDPNEITSTGPGEVFVTRNIGNMVPAYGEMLGGVSAVIEFAVGGLGVKHIAICGHSDCGAMKALMDPESVAKMPSVRNWLKNAHAALSVAETLHERMPERDLVQELTEQNVLQQLGHLKTHPSVAAAMAAGELTLSGWVYEIGSGAVRMAADGSHVFKPLET; translated from the coding sequence ATGGCGGATGAGGTTCTGGAGCAACTGAAGGCCGGGGTGCGGCGGTTTCAGACGCAGGTGTATCCGCAGCGTGCGGAGATGTATGCGCAGGCAGCAAGTGAGCCGCAGAAGCCGCATACGCTGTTTATTACGTGCGCGGACTCGCGGATTGACCCGAACGAGATCACAAGCACGGGGCCGGGCGAGGTGTTTGTGACCCGCAACATCGGGAACATGGTGCCGGCGTATGGCGAGATGCTGGGCGGCGTGAGCGCGGTGATCGAGTTTGCGGTGGGCGGGCTGGGCGTGAAGCACATTGCTATATGCGGGCATAGCGACTGCGGTGCGATGAAGGCGCTGATGGACCCGGAGAGCGTGGCCAAGATGCCCTCGGTGAGGAACTGGCTGAAGAACGCCCACGCGGCGTTGAGCGTGGCGGAGACGCTGCATGAGCGGATGCCTGAGCGCGACCTGGTGCAGGAGCTGACCGAACAAAATGTGCTGCAGCAGCTAGGACATCTGAAGACGCATCCTTCAGTCGCAGCGGCGATGGCGGCGGGGGAGCTGACGCTATCCGGCTGGGTGTATGAGATTGGCAGCGGAGCAGTGCGCATGGCGGCGGATGGGAGCCATGTGTTCAAGCCGCTGGAGACGTAA
- a CDS encoding thioredoxin family protein yields the protein MSRTESMMVELGTVAPAFELTDVVMGKAVGRDDAAQGMKGLLVMFVCPHCPYVKYVEAELGKIGRDYSGKIGVVAINSNDLGEYPQDGPEFMREQAEKNGWPFPYLLDETQEIARAYEAACTPDFFLFGRSPNDEELRLVYRGQLDESRPRRGDFGNDVPVTGKDLRAAMDAVVAGEKPSAEQKNSIGCNIKYRQ from the coding sequence ATGTCGCGGACTGAGTCGATGATGGTGGAGTTGGGGACGGTGGCTCCGGCGTTTGAGCTGACCGATGTGGTAATGGGCAAAGCGGTTGGGCGGGACGATGCGGCCCAGGGCATGAAGGGGTTGCTGGTGATGTTTGTGTGCCCGCACTGCCCGTATGTGAAGTATGTGGAGGCGGAGTTGGGGAAGATTGGGCGGGACTACTCGGGCAAGATCGGGGTGGTGGCGATCAATTCGAATGACCTGGGCGAGTATCCGCAAGATGGGCCGGAGTTTATGCGGGAGCAGGCGGAGAAAAATGGCTGGCCCTTCCCTTACCTGCTGGATGAGACGCAGGAGATTGCGCGGGCGTATGAGGCGGCGTGTACGCCGGATTTCTTTCTGTTCGGCCGGTCTCCAAACGACGAGGAGCTGCGGCTGGTGTATCGCGGGCAGCTGGATGAGAGCCGTCCGCGGCGCGGCGACTTCGGCAACGATGTTCCGGTGACGGGCAAGGACCTGCGCGCGGCGATGGATGCCGTGGTGGCAGGCGAGAAGCCCTCAGCGGAGCAGAAGAACAGCATCGGCTGCAACATCAAATACAGACAGTAG
- a CDS encoding HAD family hydrolase, with protein MTQSPPSPALFLDRDGVINEEVGYLHKPGQVRWVPGIFDLCRSAKDLGYKLVVVTNQAGIGRGLYTQADFDTLTSWMMNQFADRDIPLAGVYCCPFHPEHGLGVYKREHEDRKPNPGMILRAARDLDLDLTRSILIGDRCSDIAAARAAGLSKAFLLAGTESAPCPHPHTPVSSLTAIAGRLSMPSCLNSSLNSSERPQREVDNGF; from the coding sequence ATGACTCAATCCCCACCATCTCCGGCCCTCTTTCTCGATCGCGACGGCGTCATCAACGAGGAGGTCGGCTACCTCCACAAGCCCGGCCAGGTCCGCTGGGTCCCCGGCATCTTCGACCTCTGCCGCTCGGCAAAGGATCTCGGCTACAAACTCGTCGTCGTCACGAATCAGGCCGGAATCGGCCGCGGCCTCTACACCCAGGCGGACTTCGACACCCTCACCAGCTGGATGATGAACCAGTTCGCCGACCGCGATATCCCACTCGCAGGTGTTTACTGCTGCCCTTTTCACCCCGAGCACGGCCTCGGTGTCTACAAACGGGAACACGAGGACCGCAAGCCCAATCCGGGAATGATCCTCCGCGCCGCCCGCGATCTGGACCTCGACCTCACCCGCTCCATCCTCATCGGCGACCGCTGCTCCGACATCGCCGCAGCCCGTGCCGCCGGCCTGTCCAAAGCCTTCCTCCTTGCCGGCACCGAATCGGCCCCATGTCCTCACCCCCACACCCCGGTGAGCTCACTCACCGCTATCGCGGGTCGCCTGTCTATGCCCTCTTGTCTAAACAGTTCCCTAAATTCCTCGGAACGGCCGCAACGTGAAGTGGATAATGGGTTTTAG